In Bufo gargarizans isolate SCDJY-AF-19 chromosome 6, ASM1485885v1, whole genome shotgun sequence, a single genomic region encodes these proteins:
- the LOC122940569 gene encoding trypsin-like, translating to MKLLLICVLLGAVAAFEDDDKIVGGYTCSAYSVPYAVSLNSGYHFCGGTLITSLWVISAAHCYKASMQVRLGEHNIFSSEGTEQFINSARVIRHGSYNSRTLDNDIMLIKLASPATLNSYVKTVGLPGGCAASGTSCLISGWGNTLSSGTNMPSLLQCLNAPIMTAAQCSSAYPGEITSNMICVGYMEGGQDSCQGDSGGPVVCNGQLQGIVSWGYGCALRNYPGVYTKVCNYNSWISSTMAAN from the exons ATGAAACTCCTCCTGATCTGTGTGCTCCTCGGAGCAGTTG CTGCTTTTGAGGATGATGATAAGATCGTAGGAGGTTACACCTGCTCTGCTTACTCCGTCCCCTACGCAGTATCTCTGAACTCCGGCTACCACTTCTGTGGAGGTACTTTGATCACCAGCCTCTGGGTGATCTCTGCTGCCCATTGCTACAAGGC GAGCATGCAGGTCAGACTGGGAGAACACAACATCTTTTCCAGTGAAGGCACCGAACAGTTCATCAACTCCGCCAGAGTCATCAGACATGGAAGCTACAACTCCAGAACCCTGGACAACGACATCATGTTGATCAAGTTGGCCTCTCCCGCCACCCTCAACTCTTACGTCAAGACTGTTGGTCTGCCCGGTGGCTGTGCTGCTTCTGGAACCAGCTGTCTGATCTCTGGATGGGGCAACACCCTCAGCAGTGGAA CAAACATGCCCAGCCTCCTGCAGTGCCTGAACGCCCCCATCATGACTGCCGCCCAGTGTAGCAGCGCCTACCCAGGAGAGATCACCAGCAACATGATCTGTGTTGGATACATGGAAGGAGGCCAGGATTCCTGCCAG GGTGACTCTGGTGGACCCGTGGTCTGCAATGGACAGCTCCAAGGTATTGTTTCTTGGGGATATGGCTGTGCCCTCAGGAACTATCCTGGTGTCTACACCAAGGTCTGCAACTACAACTCCTGGATCTCCAGCACCATGGCTGCCAACTAA
- the LOC122942231 gene encoding trypsin-like, which produces MAPCIFSAAFEDDDKIVGGYTCSAYSVPYAVSLNSGYHFCGGTLITSLWVISAAHCYKASMQVRLGEHNIFSSEGTEQFINSARVIRHGSYNSRTLDNDIMLIKLASPATLNSYVKTVGLPGGCAASGTSCLISGWGNTLSSGTNMPSLLQCLNAPIMTAAQCSSAYPGEITTNMICVGYMEGGQDSCQGDSGGPVVCNGQLQGIVSWGYGCALRNYPGVYTKVCNYNSWISSTMAAN; this is translated from the exons ATGGCTCCTTGTATTTTCTCAGCTGCTTTTGAGGATGATGATAAGATCGTAGGAGGTTACACCTGCTCTGCTTACTCCGTCCCCTACGCAGTATCTCTGAACTCCGGCTACCACTTCTGTGGAGGTACTTTGATCACCAGCCTCTGGGTGATCTCTGCTGCCCATTGCTACAAGGC GAGCATGCAGGTCAGACTGGGAGAACACAACATCTTTTCCAGTGAAGGCACCGAACAGTTCATCAACTCTGCCAGAGTCATCAGACATGGAAGCTACAACTCCAGAACCCTGGACAACGACATCATGTTGATCAAGTTGGCCTCTCCTGCCACCCTCAACTCTTACGTCAAGACTGTTGGTCTGCCCGGTGGCTGCGCTGCTTCTGGAACCAGCTGTCTGATCTCTGGATGGGGCAACACCCTCAGCAGTGGAA CAAACATGCCCAGCCTCCTGCAGTGCCTGAACGCCCCCATCATGACTGCCGCCCAGTGTAGCAGCGCCTACCCAGGAGAGATCACCACCAACATGATCTGTGTTGGATACATGGAAGGAGGCCAGGATTCCTGCCAG GGTGACTCTGGTGGACCCGTGGTCTGCAATGGACAGCTCCAAGGTATTGTTTCTTGGGGATATGGCTGTGCCCTCAGGAACTATCCTGGTGTCTACACCAAGGTCTGCAACTACAACTCCTGGATCTCCAGCACCATGGCTGCCAACTAA